The window GACTCCTGAGTGTATTTGTGCCTAGTTCTCATTATGTAACTTGCAATTCTTTTGACAGAAATAGCAAATAGGTACTTGACGAGTCCATATGCAATTATTGGCAGTAATAATGGAGATATTGGAATGAGACGACCTTTGCTTTTTACTTCAAGTAACAGTCTCAACTAGTGAGGCTGCGTAAAAAGGTGTGACTATTCCAATAGAAACACATTTCAGAACGATGTGCTGTCCCAGTGCCTTGAACAATAAATGTGGAAAAATTAGAGTCTTTCATAAATCCTTATGCGTGAATCTAAGCTATAACTTAGcagatcaaaataaaatcaattctAGATAATATTTATGCATTAAGAGGGTAACTgcagatgaatttttaacGTAAAACATTTTCTCTATCTGATAAAACTGATTTTAAGTCTTCATCCACAAGTTCAAAGCATATATTGGAAGAGTTTTTGAATTCTCCCGTAGTCAAATGAGTACcaagtaaaaagaaaatgtataaaaaaacaagACGCATAAGAAATTTACAAGCTGACATTGAAACTCTACGTTATAAAAGATCTGAACTTCTCAAAGATATCAAACTCCAGAAGAAACAGATAgatgaattacaaaataacTACGACATTTGTagaaatgcaaaattttggTCAACATGGTTAATCCTCTGACCACGAGAACCGACCCTATACCTTTCCATAGTGTATTCAAATCTTGAGTCTGATGCAGCCTTATCATCACCGGTATCGAAGTTATCAGTCCCACATGATACTTTTTGGAAATAGGATTAACTTTGCACTGTCTCCTTAACGCGAGAAGCGGATGTATCAGCAGATTCTCTGTTATCAGACTGGCAAGGCCACTTGCTCGACCTATATAATGTTTGACCACCTGATctgtaataaataaagcatTAGTCAACAACTTTCTTggcattgaaaaataaaaagaaaacaataaaagaCAATCGACAGATCTTACCATTGTCGTGAGATGGACTGCCCTCGACGGAGGGATGTTTGTTTGGTACCTATGTCCAGGGGTCGCATAACCTCGCGGCCGCGGTAGACTGACGGATAACCAGCTGCACCTTCCCAGGACATCTCGTGATTGCCACGGTAGTTCAAatcagaataatttaattcgcCCATCCTCTTACataatagataaaataaaCACCTCTAAGATTCAGTTCACGATCCCTGACGAGGTTACACTGCTGTCTGCACAGCTGTTTACGTGCGCGTAGCAGAACGCACTGCAGAAGAGCAGCTCTCGCGCTACGGActatagaaatttattttctactccGCGTGGTCTGAAGTGAGCCGCTTGGTGCGTTTTCTGCACTTCCGGTCGCCATCCCTGGTAGATGAAGAGAGCCAGACCATAAAGGAATGGCTAAAAGATCATGCCAGCCTGCGAGAcaagctactggaaataaGGCGCACGACCAGAGAAATGATGATAACTCTGGAGAAGCAGAAGAATGTGAATATTACGATTAAGGATGGATTACCTATTATAGGATCCACCATAATCGAAGCTCTCACGACCCTCGACAAGATGGAAGATGCTGCAAAGAGACAATCCCCCCAACAACCCAGAGCGGACAATCAAAAGCCTCAGAGGACGACAAAGTCGAAGAAGAGGGAACGGGCATCATCCGACGGAGGAGATGATACCCCCGCCAAAAAAGTCAAGAAAGAGGACAGAAAGGCACCCTCCACGAGCAACAAAACTGCAGAGGCACAAAAGCCTTGGCAACTAGCGGCAGGGAGAAAGgcaaagaagaaggagaagaaaaatcagGAGCAAGACCAGCCTCAACAACTGAGGAAAAAGGCAGAGAAGACCCCGCGGCGGAGAGGAGATGCAATCGTCGTAAGACCGGAACCGGGAAAAACTTACGCCGAGATCTTGGGACAGATCAAGGCAAGAGTAAAGCCGGAGGAGCTGAATACGGAGGTTAAGTATCTCAGCAAGACAAAAGAGGGCGGCGTTCTGATTGGCGTAGGTAAGAGTGATGATAAAATGGAATCACTTAAAACGGCCATCCAAACCGCCATTGGAAAGGTAGGCACAGTCAGGGGAAAGATCTCCAGAATCACACTGGAAATTAGGGACATCGACAGTCTTACGACGCCGGACGATGTCCGCAGTGCTATCACAGCCGAGACGGGCGAAGAAGATGCTAAAGTCCATCTGTTCGAGCCGAACACGAGGGAGCAGAGGGTGGCAGTGGCCGAAATAGATCAGATTAAGACCACCGCTCTGCTCAAAAAAGGGAAGATCCGTATCGGCTGTATAAACTGCCGAGTGAGGGTTCGCGCGAACCCCACGCGATGTTATCGCTGCCTCGGTTACGGACACGTAAAGGTAAGATGTAAAGGACCCGACAGGAGCGTCAACTGCTAGAAGTGTGGCGCGAGTGGACACAAGGCAGCACTATGCACTGTGCCCGCCCAACAAAGGAGGTGTTTCTTATGCAAAGACGCTAAGATGGCCGAGGACAAGACGGTGTATGCACCAGGCACCGATACGTGCGCGGTCTTCCGGGCGGCCTTAAAAGTGGAAAAATCGCAAGGATAATGGCGCGGAACTTCAAGGCAACCTGCATCTCCTACCGCAATTTGTCGCAGAGGAGAAAGCGGACATCCTCCTGATAAGCGAACAGTACACGGATCGAGACACACCCGGCTGGGTGTCCAACGATGCAAGGACCACCGCAGTCTGGGTGCCCAGGCGCGGAATCACAGAATCAGGGACGGGGGATAAATACGTACGGGTAAGGGTGGGCCGCATCACTTACTTCAGCGTATATCTCTCATCGAACCTTACTGCGGCGGATTTCGCGATACGCCTAGGGGTGCTAGAGGACGCAATAAGAGACGTATCCGGGGAACTCGTCATTGGGGGCGACTTCAACGCGAGGGCCACGGAATGGGGTATGACGACAACGAATTGCAGAGGCTGGGCCATACTCGAGATGTCAGCTCGACTAAGCTTAGTGGTAGCAAACGAGAGAAACACCACTACTTATCACAGACCATGTCATGGAGGAATATACTGCAAGTGACCACCAGTATATACTTTTTGACATCCAGGACGACCACAGAAACAGGaccagagaaagaaaaaagcagacGCCACGGTGGAATACCCGGCGCATGAACCGGGACAGACTTGCTGAAGAGATGCAAAGGGCGGAGCTCCCATCAATTGGGCTCCCTCAGCAACTGAGCGGACGCGAAAAAGCCGAAGCACTAGTAGAACGTACAACACGTCTCATCACGGAGTTGTGCGACGCAGCTATGCCAAGGGTGTCTTGCGGACATATAAGACACCCTGTATACTGGTGGACGGAGGAAATTGCAAAACTCAGAAAAGATTGCTTTCACGCTAGGAGGGAGGCTCAAAAAGCTCTGAAAAGACAAAGGCCTGAATTCCAGGACTTGTACGAGAGACACGACCGGGCGCGAAAAAGGCTGAGGGACGCGATAAAGGAAAGTAAGCGACGCTGTTGGGCAAAGATCGTCGACGAAGTGGAGAAAGATCCGTTTGGCGACGGATATGCGATCGTTAACCGAAAGATAGGCGAAATGAAACAAACGGAGCCTATGGAGGCAGAAGTAATAGAAAAGGTAATCGATAGGCTGTTTCCCACACACCCCATCAGACCTCAGGCAGAAAGAACGAATATGCCGATAGACGAGATACCCCCTTTCACCGAGGGCGAGCTTATCGCGGCAACCTCATCCCTGAAAAGCGGCAGAGCACCAGGACGGGATGGTATTCCGGCGGAAATGCTGAAAGTCGTCGCAATCCAACGGCCGGAGCTGCTACTGGAAATGTACAATCTGTGCCTGATACAGGGTGTATTCAGCTCGAGATGGAAAAGGGCAAGATTAGTCCTTATCcaaaaaccgaaaaaagaagcggacGCGGACACTTCTTATAGACCATTGAGTCTATTGGATACGATGGGAAAGACGGAGGAAGCGCTGATTAAACCGCGAATAGTTAGCGCCGTACGCGAAGCAGGAGACCTCTCTGATAAGCAGTATGGCTTTAGAAAAGGACGATCGACCATAGGGACCATCAGTGAGGTAACAGACGCGGTAAAGAGGGTAGAAGAGGTTAGACACGCGACTAGAGACATTGTAGTTTTGGTAACGTTAGAtgtaaaaaacgcgttcaactcAGCAAGATGGACCGACATACATGATGCCTTAGAGTCTTTCGGTGTGCCGCAATACATTATGCGTCTTACGGAAGATTATCTGAGGGATCGGGTTATAGAGTATGACACGAAGCAGGGACGTAAAAGAAGACCTATAACTGCAGGAGTAGCACAGGGTTCGATCTTAGGGCCGGACTTCTGGGACATCTTGTACGACGGGCTTGTAAAACTCGAAATGCCGGGAGGCGTGATGCTTGTAGGATACGCAGACGACGTAGTCGCGGTTATAACGGCACGTAACGAGGACATCGCGCAAGCGAAACTAAACGCGATTATGAGTAGAGTGCTATGGTGGATGTCGAAGCATGGCTTGACTTTAGCGCTTAATAAGACCGAAATAGTCCTCCTGACAGGAAAGCGGATACCTACCATCATACCGATGAAGGTAGGCGGCGAGACTATAACGACGAAACCATCAGCAAAGTATCTAGGGGTAACTCTGGACACGAAGCTGAACTATGGAGAACATCTAAATTGCGTCTATAAAAAAGCCATGACTAGGATAGGTCAGCTTAGCCGACTCATGGCCAACGTGCGCGGGCCTAGGCCAACAGTCAGACGGCTACTCATGGCGACCACCAACTCTATTCTATTATACGGAGCAGAGGTGTTGGCCGACGCGATGAGtatgaataagtatcggaACAAGATAACGGCTGTACAGCGAAGGGGGGCCCTTAGAATAGCATGCTCCTACCGGACGGTCGCGGCCGAGGCATCGATGGTAATCGCGGGGGTAATCCCCGTGGATCTTCTTGCGACTGAACgcggatctacgaggctcgcttagcgtcgaatagcatctcgatcgccgcggaagaaagagaaaaaacaatgcgCAATTGGCAGACTAGGTGGACCGAATGTCCTAAGGCTAGGTGGACTAGGATCCTTATTTTTTCTACATAtcctttaatttttcctttcgGACAAGGAGCATGGCAATCTAATTATCaaagtgaaattaaaaataaaactcaaGTTATAGCGTTGCAATATTGTTCCTTTCTTTTAAGTGTACGAAATGAATTTAATCCTTGTTTAAATTTAGGGAAATTAACTcaacaatttatagttgattCATGGTGTAAAGTTGAAGGAAcaagattattttatattagaaaTCAGCAAGTGAAATTAAGAACTAAAATGAATCGTGGATTAATGgattatgtaacaaataaaacTCAATCAATTAATGTCAATATTGgcaaaatgattattttaccATCAACATTTATAGGAAGTCCGCGTTCTTtgcaacaaaattatatagacACAATGACAGTCGTTCAAACATTTGGAAAACCTGA of the Nasonia vitripennis strain AsymCx chromosome 2 unlocalized genomic scaffold, Nvit_psr_1.1 chr2_random0010, whole genome shotgun sequence genome contains:
- the LOC116416573 gene encoding uncharacterized protein LOC116416573; its protein translation is MMITLEKQKNVNITIKDGLPIIGSTIIEALTTLDKMEDAAKRQSPQQPRADNQKPQRTTKSKKRERASSDGGDDTPAKKVKKEDRKAPSTSNKTAEAQKPWQLAAGRKAKKKEKKNQEQDQPQQLRKKAEKTPRRRGDAIVVRPEPGKTYAEILGQIKARVKPEELNTEVKYLSKTKEGGVLIGVGKSDDKMESLKTAIQTAIGKVGTVRGKISRITLEIRDIDSLTTPDDVRSAITAETGEEDAKVHLFEPNTREQRVAVAEIDQIKTTALLKKGKIRIGCINCRVRVRANPTRCYRCLGYGHVKVRCKGPDRSVNC